In Streptococcus oralis, a single window of DNA contains:
- the mltG gene encoding endolytic transglycosylase MltG, whose product MLLTEKSREEEKLSFKEQILRDLERVKEQDRREKEVEIPNLTVSSSPASSATPSDLEPETSTEELMADSLSVVDKILKNAPSVPPLSSARTDEADDQEEKEIRQPIIDKIEVVESEEPLVEPIHLAEEPVVEPVQPKVEPVELKPEEKEFNDTPTKVAVTYKTEDKKEEITPGMPERVEPVSTESSSGLADAPRRSRRQGATSTKKKSKAKGCLVTVLVLLVLVAVGGYFGYGYVQDSLKPVDASSKDYVTVQIPDGANVQEIGSTLEKSGLVKHGLIFSLYAKYYSHANLKSGYYNLKKSMSTDELIQELQKGGTPEAQAPVLASLTIPEGYTLEQIAQTVGQLQGEFKEPLTADAFLAKVQDETFISQLVAKYPNLLGSLPTKDSGVRYRLEGYLFPATYTIKDDTTVESLIDEMVAAMDKAMSPYYATIKEKNLTVNELLSIASLVEKEGAKTEDRKKIAGVFYNRLNVGMPLQSNIAILYAQGKLGQKISLADDAGIDTTIDSPYNVYTHLGLMPGPVDSPSSDAIEASVNQTKSEYLYFVANVEDGKVYFATTKEEHDQNVAEHINSKLPQASSSN is encoded by the coding sequence ATGCTTTTGACTGAAAAATCAAGAGAAGAAGAAAAATTAAGCTTTAAAGAGCAGATTCTACGTGATTTAGAAAGAGTAAAAGAACAAGATAGAAGAGAGAAAGAAGTAGAGATTCCAAATCTGACGGTTTCATCATCTCCAGCTAGTTCAGCAACTCCTTCAGATCTTGAACCAGAAACATCAACAGAAGAGTTGATGGCTGATTCCCTATCTGTTGTCGATAAAATTCTAAAAAATGCACCAAGTGTTCCTCCACTTTCAAGTGCTAGAACTGATGAAGCGGATGACCAAGAAGAGAAAGAGATTAGACAGCCAATCATTGATAAAATTGAAGTTGTAGAATCTGAAGAACCTCTAGTAGAGCCGATTCATCTGGCTGAAGAACCTGTAGTGGAACCTGTTCAACCTAAGGTAGAACCAGTTGAGCTTAAACCCGAAGAAAAAGAATTTAACGATACTCCGACTAAGGTAGCCGTAACCTATAAAACAGAAGACAAGAAAGAGGAAATCACCCCAGGAATGCCTGAAAGAGTAGAGCCTGTTTCTACAGAATCTAGCAGTGGATTAGCTGATGCTCCACGTCGTAGTCGTCGTCAAGGTGCAACATCAACTAAGAAAAAATCAAAAGCCAAAGGTTGCCTAGTAACAGTTCTAGTTCTCCTAGTACTCGTTGCAGTTGGCGGTTACTTTGGTTATGGTTATGTTCAAGATTCCTTGAAACCTGTTGATGCGAGCTCTAAGGATTACGTAACGGTTCAAATTCCAGACGGTGCAAATGTTCAAGAAATTGGAAGCACCTTGGAAAAATCTGGTTTGGTTAAACATGGACTTATCTTTAGTCTTTATGCTAAATACTATAGCCATGCTAACTTGAAGTCAGGTTATTACAACTTGAAGAAGAGTATGAGTACGGATGAGTTGATTCAAGAATTGCAAAAAGGTGGGACTCCTGAAGCTCAGGCACCTGTTCTTGCAAGCTTGACAATTCCAGAAGGCTATACATTAGAGCAAATCGCTCAAACAGTAGGACAACTTCAAGGTGAATTTAAAGAACCCCTTACTGCGGATGCTTTCTTGGCAAAAGTTCAAGATGAGACCTTTATCTCACAATTAGTAGCTAAGTATCCAAACCTACTTGGAAGTCTTCCAACAAAAGACAGTGGCGTTCGTTATCGTCTTGAAGGTTACCTTTTCCCAGCAACCTATACGATCAAAGACGATACAACTGTTGAAAGTTTGATTGATGAGATGGTGGCTGCTATGGATAAGGCTATGTCACCATATTACGCTACGATCAAAGAAAAGAATCTGACAGTTAATGAATTGCTCAGCATTGCTTCTCTTGTCGAAAAAGAAGGTGCTAAGACCGAAGACCGCAAGAAAATCGCAGGTGTCTTCTATAACCGCTTGAATGTCGGTATGCCACTTCAAAGTAATATCGCTATCCTATATGCTCAAGGAAAACTTGGTCAAAAGATTAGTTTAGCAGATGACGCTGGAATTGATACAACGATTGATTCACCATACAATGTTTACACACACCTTGGCCTCATGCCTGGACCGGTTGATAGCCCAAGTTCGGATGCGATTGAAGCAAGTGTAAACCAGACAAAGAGTGAGTACTTGTACTTTGTAGCAAATGTTGAAGATGGTAAAGTATACTTTGCAACAACAAAAGAAGAACATGATCAAAACGTTGCAGAGCATATCAATAGCAAATTACCTCAAGCAAGTAGTTCAAACTAA
- a CDS encoding GNAT family N-acetyltransferase: MKIRQARFSDLDRIIEIELENFSLEEAIPRSVFEAHLQEIQTSFLVAEKEGHILGYIEGPVVPHRHLQDQSFTEKIKDYSHQPGGYISVTCLSIAKEAQALGVGKRLLRALKEVALEHEREGINLTCHDYLISYYEKHGFVNEGISQSNFAGETWYDMVWQPENQ; encoded by the coding sequence ATGAAAATCAGACAAGCAAGATTTTCGGATTTGGATCGGATTATAGAGATAGAGCTAGAGAATTTTTCCCTTGAGGAGGCCATTCCTCGTTCGGTCTTTGAGGCGCATTTGCAGGAAATTCAGACCAGTTTTCTGGTAGCTGAAAAAGAGGGGCATATTCTTGGTTATATCGAAGGTCCAGTCGTCCCGCACCGCCATCTCCAAGATCAGTCCTTTACAGAAAAAATAAAAGACTATAGCCATCAACCTGGAGGTTATATTTCTGTGACTTGCCTATCTATTGCCAAGGAAGCACAAGCTTTGGGAGTGGGGAAAAGACTATTAAGGGCTTTGAAAGAAGTCGCTTTAGAACATGAGCGAGAGGGCATTAATCTGACATGTCATGATTACCTTATCTCCTATTACGAAAAGCACGGCTTTGTTAATGAAGGAATATCCCAGTCAAACTTTGCTGGGGAAACATGGTATGATATGGTCTGGCAGCCTGAAAATCAATAA
- a CDS encoding GNAT family N-acetyltransferase — protein sequence MEIPITIRQAILSDLEEMLAIEEANPTSEEAFSRQSLEESIRKTAGTFLVAGDENQLLGYVLGEAQYLHPKWIELKSLTIHPDHWGQGLGTLLLAALKQVTVELDYQGILLQSPDELLSYFEMNGFVEEEMTESHYGSGSEWYLTWANPFYQEEI from the coding sequence ATGGAAATTCCAATCACAATAAGGCAAGCTATCCTATCAGATTTAGAAGAAATGTTGGCGATTGAAGAAGCCAATCCTACATCAGAAGAGGCATTTAGCCGCCAATCCTTAGAAGAGAGTATCCGCAAGACTGCGGGTACCTTTCTTGTAGCTGGGGATGAAAATCAGCTCCTAGGCTATGTTTTAGGAGAAGCTCAGTATCTTCATCCCAAGTGGATAGAATTAAAATCATTGACCATTCATCCTGACCATTGGGGACAGGGGTTGGGAACTCTTCTTCTTGCAGCCTTGAAACAGGTGACAGTCGAACTAGATTACCAAGGTATTCTTTTGCAAAGTCCTGATGAGTTGCTATCATATTTTGAAATGAATGGCTTTGTTGAAGAAGAAATGACAGAAAGTCATTATGGCAGTGGTTCTGAATGGTATCTGACTTGGGCTAATCCCTTTTATCAGGAGGAAATATGA
- the murC gene encoding UDP-N-acetylmuramate--L-alanine ligase, with protein MSKTYHFIGIKGSGMSALALMLHQMGHKVQGSDVEKYYFTQRGLEQAGIAILPFDEKNLQGDVEIIAGNAFRPDNNVEIAYANQNGISYKRYHEFLGSFMRDFVSMGVAGAHGKTSTTGMLSHVLSHITDTSFLIGDGTGRGSANAKYFVFESDEYERHFMPYHPEYSIITNIDFDHPDYFTSLEDVFNAFNDYAKQITKGLFVYGEDAELRKITANAPIYYYGFEAEGNDFVASDLLRSTTGSTFTVHFRGQELGQFHIPTFGRHNIMNATAVIGLLYTAGFDLNLVREHLKTFAGVKRRFTEKIVNDTVIIDDFAHHPTEIIATLDAARQKYPSKEIVAIFQPHTFTRTIALLDEFAHALNQADAVYLAQIYGSAREVDHGDVKVEDLANKINKKHQVITVENVSPLLDHDNAVYVFMGAGDIQTYEYSFERLLSNLTSNVQ; from the coding sequence ATGTCAAAAACATATCATTTTATTGGAATCAAGGGATCAGGGATGAGTGCCCTAGCCTTGATGTTGCACCAAATGGGACACAAGGTTCAAGGTTCAGACGTTGAAAAATACTACTTTACTCAACGTGGACTAGAGCAGGCAGGGATTGCCATTCTTCCTTTTGATGAAAAGAACCTACAAGGTGATGTGGAGATTATCGCGGGAAACGCCTTCCGTCCAGATAACAACGTTGAAATCGCCTATGCGAACCAAAATGGCATCAGCTATAAACGTTATCACGAATTCCTCGGTAGCTTTATGCGCGACTTTGTCAGCATGGGAGTGGCAGGAGCACATGGAAAAACTTCAACGACAGGTATGCTGTCACACGTCTTGTCTCACATCACAGACACCAGCTTCTTGATTGGTGATGGGACAGGTCGTGGTTCAGCCAATGCCAAATATTTTGTCTTTGAATCAGACGAATATGAGCGTCACTTCATGCCTTACCACCCAGAATACTCTATCATCACCAACATTGACTTTGACCATCCAGACTACTTTACAAGTCTAGAGGATGTTTTCAATGCCTTTAACGACTATGCCAAACAAATTACCAAAGGTTTGTTTGTATACGGTGAGGATGCTGAGTTGCGTAAGATCACAGCCAATGCGCCAATCTATTACTATGGGTTTGAAGCTGAAGGCAATGACTTTGTAGCTAGTGACCTCCTTCGTTCAACAACTGGTTCGACCTTTACAGTTCATTTCCGTGGTCAAGAATTGGGTCAATTCCACATTCCAACCTTTGGTCGTCACAATATCATGAATGCGACAGCTGTTATTGGTCTTCTTTACACAGCTGGCTTTGATTTGAACTTGGTCCGTGAACACTTGAAAACTTTTGCAGGTGTTAAGCGTCGTTTCACTGAAAAAATTGTCAATGATACAGTGATCATTGATGACTTTGCCCACCATCCAACAGAAATCATTGCAACCTTGGATGCAGCTCGTCAGAAATACCCAAGCAAGGAAATCGTGGCAATCTTCCAACCGCATACCTTTACAAGAACCATTGCCTTGTTGGACGAATTTGCCCATGCATTGAATCAAGCAGACGCCGTCTACCTAGCGCAAATCTATGGATCAGCTCGTGAAGTGGACCATGGTGATGTCAAAGTAGAAGACTTAGCCAATAAGATCAACAAGAAACACCAGGTTATCACTGTTGAAAATGTTTCACCACTCCTAGACCATGACAATGCTGTTTACGTCTTTATGGGTGCAGGAGACATCCAAACCTATGAATATTCATTTGAACGTCTCTTGTCTAACTTGACAAGCAACGTCCAATAA
- a CDS encoding DEAD/DEAH box helicase has translation MAKLIPGKLRMEGVTLYETGNIEIIKEKGNRLYTRVAGEDLRYSLEDDLVFCACDFFQKRGYCVHLAALEHYLKNDEEGQVILQALEKGHEEQEEVETKVSFGGSFLERIQPQKREKIYTLSAQGQVEAGTNRLLWTLRIGLVDSQKYYVIRDIPLFLKVLVHRKPYMIGKYYENDLSWESFDTASQDVLTFLCGLIEEGLSQELFFPNQGRHLFFPLTFFEQGVGLLMNLEDFHFEHQITSYENLLFHDLDPDAELFSFSVQEYPDYFEMEISESERINVFYGGAVLFRKGNLYLLNPKQISLLKEIKELPQEERGRKCLQFDNSDRDRLAACLPLFGQLGTVSAPERLQIRPFSPIFYFDREDDGRIRLDIEFDYGDLKVTSQQQLEQLPFSSDAVLENQLFQVCLGAGFEADFQSWRQALKPEAVYSFFHHTIPAFEKLGQVFLSDEMNQLYSVQAPQVQIESKGGLLEIQFDFQGIAQEEIDQALKALTSNQDFYISSSDQVYFFDEETKQIRQNLQELGVELKDGSFQARKSLAYSLSQLFEGRDRISFSEEFQHLAHDLTHPEDFPLGDIRVQASLRDYQEKGVRWLQMLHHYGFGGILADDMGLGKTLQTIAFLTSQVTEDSRVLILAPSGLIYNWADEFRKFAPQLDLAVVHGLKANREVILSENHQIYVTSYASFRQDSELYQEKSFDFLFLDEAQVMKNAQTKIAQSLRQFVVPAVFALSGTPIENHLGELWSIFQIVLPGLLPSKKEFMKLPADRVAQFIKPFVMRRKKEEVLTELPDLIEVVYKNELEDQQKAIYLAQLQQMRDRLAQVTDQEFQRSRVEILSGLMRLRQICDTPALFMNDYQGASGKLDSLRDLLLQVADGGHRVLIFSQFKGMLEKIEKELPDLGLTSFKITGSTPAQDRQEMTKAFNQGERDAFLISLKAGGVGLNLTGADTVILVDLWWNPAVEAQAIGRAHRMGQEQMVEVYRLITKGTIEEKIQELQEQKKHLVSQVLDGTESRASLSLAEIREILGISEAST, from the coding sequence ATGGCTAAATTGATTCCGGGAAAGTTGCGCATGGAGGGTGTTACTCTCTATGAAACAGGCAACATTGAGATTATCAAGGAAAAAGGGAATCGCCTCTATACACGTGTCGCGGGAGAAGACTTACGCTACAGTTTAGAGGATGATTTGGTTTTTTGTGCTTGCGATTTTTTCCAAAAAAGAGGTTACTGTGTTCACCTAGCAGCGCTCGAGCATTATCTGAAGAATGATGAAGAAGGCCAGGTGATTTTACAAGCCTTAGAAAAAGGACATGAAGAGCAAGAAGAGGTCGAAACCAAGGTTAGTTTTGGCGGTAGTTTTTTGGAGCGTATCCAACCTCAGAAGAGAGAGAAAATCTACACTTTGTCGGCTCAAGGTCAGGTGGAAGCTGGGACCAATCGCCTCCTTTGGACACTCCGAATCGGTTTAGTTGATAGTCAAAAATATTATGTCATTCGTGACATCCCTCTCTTTTTGAAGGTCTTAGTCCATCGAAAGCCATACATGATTGGGAAATACTATGAAAATGACTTGTCTTGGGAGTCTTTTGATACAGCTAGTCAAGATGTTCTTACTTTTTTATGTGGCTTGATTGAGGAGGGACTGAGTCAAGAGCTCTTTTTCCCCAATCAAGGTCGTCACCTCTTTTTCCCTCTGACCTTTTTTGAGCAGGGAGTGGGGTTATTGATGAACTTGGAAGATTTTCATTTCGAACACCAGATTACTAGTTATGAAAATCTTCTCTTTCATGATTTAGATCCCGATGCAGAACTTTTCTCTTTTTCAGTGCAGGAGTATCCCGATTATTTTGAGATGGAGATTTCTGAAAGTGAGCGAATCAACGTATTCTATGGGGGAGCGGTTCTCTTTCGTAAGGGGAATCTTTATCTCTTAAATCCTAAACAAATCAGCCTCCTAAAGGAAATCAAGGAGCTTCCTCAGGAGGAAAGAGGGAGAAAATGCCTCCAGTTTGACAACAGTGATCGTGACCGTCTGGCTGCCTGTCTGCCTTTGTTTGGACAGCTGGGCACAGTTTCTGCTCCTGAGCGCTTGCAAATCAGACCCTTTTCACCAATCTTTTACTTTGATAGGGAGGATGACGGTCGCATTCGTTTGGATATCGAGTTTGATTATGGAGATCTTAAGGTGACTAGTCAGCAACAGCTGGAACAATTACCATTTTCAAGCGATGCTGTCTTGGAAAATCAGCTATTTCAAGTCTGTTTAGGGGCTGGTTTTGAGGCTGATTTTCAGTCTTGGAGACAGGCTTTGAAGCCAGAGGCAGTTTATTCTTTCTTTCACCATACGATTCCAGCTTTTGAGAAGTTGGGTCAGGTTTTCTTGTCTGATGAGATGAATCAGCTCTACAGCGTCCAAGCTCCTCAGGTTCAGATTGAGTCCAAGGGAGGACTGTTGGAGATTCAGTTTGATTTCCAAGGGATTGCCCAAGAAGAGATTGATCAAGCTCTTAAAGCCCTGACCAGCAATCAGGATTTCTATATCAGTTCTTCTGACCAAGTGTACTTTTTTGATGAGGAAACCAAGCAGATTCGTCAAAATTTGCAGGAACTGGGAGTTGAGCTAAAAGATGGTTCTTTTCAAGCTCGAAAATCTCTAGCTTATAGCCTTTCTCAGCTTTTTGAAGGTCGAGACAGGATTTCCTTCTCAGAGGAATTTCAGCATTTAGCTCATGATTTGACCCATCCAGAGGACTTTCCTTTGGGAGATATACGGGTGCAGGCGAGCTTGAGAGACTATCAGGAAAAGGGAGTCCGTTGGCTCCAGATGCTTCATCACTATGGCTTTGGAGGCATCTTGGCAGATGATATGGGGTTGGGAAAAACGCTGCAAACCATTGCTTTTTTGACAAGTCAGGTAACAGAGGATAGTCGTGTCTTGATTTTGGCGCCGTCAGGTTTGATCTACAACTGGGCAGATGAATTCAGGAAATTCGCACCACAATTGGATTTAGCTGTTGTTCATGGTTTGAAAGCGAATCGAGAAGTGATTCTTTCCGAAAATCATCAAATCTATGTGACTAGCTATGCGAGCTTTCGTCAAGATAGCGAGCTCTATCAAGAGAAGTCCTTTGATTTTCTCTTTTTAGATGAGGCCCAGGTCATGAAAAATGCTCAGACTAAGATTGCTCAGAGTTTGCGCCAGTTTGTGGTGCCGGCAGTCTTTGCTTTGTCAGGTACGCCCATCGAAAATCATTTAGGAGAGTTGTGGTCTATCTTCCAAATTGTGCTTCCAGGGCTCTTACCAAGTAAAAAGGAGTTTATGAAATTACCGGCTGACCGAGTAGCGCAGTTTATCAAGCCCTTCGTCATGAGGCGTAAGAAAGAAGAAGTCCTAACAGAACTACCTGATCTGATCGAAGTTGTCTATAAAAATGAACTGGAAGACCAGCAGAAGGCCATCTATCTCGCCCAGTTGCAACAGATGCGAGACCGTCTAGCCCAAGTGACAGATCAAGAATTCCAGAGAAGTCGGGTGGAAATCTTATCTGGTCTCATGCGATTGCGCCAGATCTGCGATACGCCAGCCCTCTTCATGAACGATTACCAAGGAGCTAGTGGTAAATTGGATAGTCTCCGAGATTTATTGCTACAAGTGGCTGATGGTGGGCATCGGGTCTTGATTTTCTCCCAGTTCAAAGGAATGTTGGAAAAAATCGAGAAAGAACTCCCAGACTTGGGCTTGACTTCCTTTAAAATCACAGGTTCAACTCCTGCTCAAGACAGACAGGAGATGACCAAGGCCTTTAATCAGGGAGAAAGAGACGCCTTTCTCATCTCTCTGAAGGCAGGAGGTGTCGGTCTTAATCTAACGGGAGCTGATACGGTTATTTTGGTTGACCTCTGGTGGAATCCCGCTGTCGAAGCCCAGGCTATCGGACGAGCCCACCGCATGGGGCAGGAGCAGATGGTCGAGGTCTATCGTTTGATTACCAAGGGAACCATTGAAGAAAAAATCCAAGAACTTCAAGAACAAAAGAAACATTTGGTTTCCCAAGTTTTAGATGGTACGGAGTCGCGTGCCAGTCTCAGTCTGGCAGAAATTCGTGAAATTTTGGGAATTTCTGAAGCCAGCACTTGA
- a CDS encoding MalY/PatB family protein, translating to MGKYDFTSLPNRFGHHTYKWKEAEADREVLPAWIADMDFVVLPEVRQAVQAYADQLVYGYTYASDALIESVQDWEANQHGYHFDKDALVFIEGVVPAISTAIQAFTKEGEAVLINTPVYPPFARSVKLNNRRLITNSLVEKDGLFEIDFDQLEKELVEEYVKLYILCNPHNPGGRVWEKEVLEKIGHLCQKHGVLLVSDEIHQDLALFGHKHQSFNTIDPAFKDFALILSSATKTFNIAGTKNSYAVIENPKLRVAFQKCQLANNQHEISGLGYLATEAAYRYGKDWLGELKEVIEDHINYVVDVLGNETKIKVMKPQGTYLIWLDFSAYDLTDDRLQELLKNEVKVILNRGLDFGEEGTLHARLNVAMPKSVLEEVCQRIVTTFATL from the coding sequence ATGGGAAAATATGATTTTACAAGCCTGCCCAATCGTTTTGGGCACCATACCTATAAATGGAAAGAAGCGGAAGCTGATCGCGAAGTTCTACCAGCCTGGATAGCAGATATGGACTTTGTGGTTTTGCCTGAGGTTCGACAAGCTGTACAAGCCTACGCAGATCAGTTGGTCTATGGCTATACTTATGCAAGTGATGCTTTGATTGAGTCGGTTCAGGACTGGGAAGCCAATCAACACGGGTATCACTTTGACAAGGATGCCCTCGTCTTTATCGAGGGAGTGGTACCGGCCATCTCAACAGCTATTCAAGCCTTTACAAAAGAAGGAGAGGCTGTTCTGATTAACACACCGGTCTATCCACCTTTTGCCCGCAGTGTCAAACTGAACAATCGCAGATTGATTACTAATTCTTTGGTGGAAAAGGACGGGCTGTTTGAGATTGACTTTGACCAGTTAGAGAAGGAATTGGTGGAAGAGTATGTGAAGCTTTATATCCTTTGCAATCCCCACAATCCTGGTGGACGTGTTTGGGAAAAGGAAGTGTTAGAAAAGATTGGGCATCTCTGCCAAAAACATGGTGTTTTGTTGGTTTCAGATGAGATTCACCAAGATTTGGCACTCTTTGGTCACAAACACCAGTCTTTTAATACCATTGATCCTGCTTTTAAAGACTTCGCCCTTATCTTGAGCAGTGCCACTAAGACCTTTAATATTGCTGGGACCAAGAATTCCTATGCAGTTATTGAAAATCCAAAGCTTCGTGTTGCTTTCCAAAAATGCCAGTTGGCCAATAACCAACATGAAATCTCAGGCTTGGGGTATTTGGCGACAGAAGCTGCCTACCGTTATGGTAAGGACTGGTTAGGAGAGTTAAAAGAAGTCATCGAGGACCACATTAACTATGTAGTGGATGTTTTGGGCAACGAAACCAAGATTAAGGTCATGAAACCACAAGGTACCTACTTGATCTGGCTTGATTTTTCAGCCTATGACCTAACGGATGACCGCTTGCAAGAGCTTTTGAAGAATGAAGTCAAGGTTATCTTGAACCGAGGTTTGGACTTTGGGGAGGAGGGAACTCTTCATGCCCGCCTCAATGTAGCTATGCCGAAGTCAGTACTAGAAGAAGTTTGCCAACGTATCGTGACCACTTTTGCTACACTTTAA
- a CDS encoding cystathionine gamma-synthase, which yields MSKKLHINTILAQAGIKSDEATGALVTPLHFSTTYQHPEFGQSTGFDYTRTKNPTRSKAEEVLAAIESADYALATSSGMAAIVLAFSVFPVGSKVLAVRDLYGGSFRWFNQVEQEGRFHFTYANTEEELIAELEKDVDVLYIETPTNPLMLEFDIAKLAKLAHAKGAKVVVDNTFYSPIYQRPIEDGADIVLHSATKYLAGHNDVLAGVVVTNSLELYEQLFYNLNTTGAVLSPFDSYQLIRGLKTLPLRMERSTANAQEVVAFLKDSPAVKEVLYTGRGGMISFKVVDEKRIPHILNSLKVFSFAESLGGVESLITYPTTQTHADIPAEVRHSYGLTDDLLRLSIGIEDARDLIADLRQALEG from the coding sequence ATGAGCAAAAAACTACACATCAACACAATTTTGGCTCAGGCTGGGATCAAGTCAGATGAGGCCACAGGTGCCTTGGTAACACCGCTTCATTTTTCAACCACTTATCAGCATCCGGAGTTCGGTCAGTCTACGGGATTTGACTATACTCGGACTAAAAACCCAACTCGCAGTAAGGCGGAGGAGGTCTTGGCGGCTATTGAGTCAGCAGACTATGCCCTAGCGACAAGCTCAGGAATGGCTGCGATTGTACTGGCCTTTAGTGTTTTTCCAGTTGGAAGTAAAGTCTTGGCTGTGCGTGATCTGTATGGGGGTTCTTTCCGTTGGTTCAACCAAGTGGAGCAAGAAGGCCGTTTCCATTTTACCTATGCCAATACAGAAGAAGAGCTTATCGCAGAGTTAGAGAAAGATGTGGATGTTCTTTATATTGAAACACCAACCAATCCCTTGATGTTGGAATTTGATATTGCCAAACTAGCCAAACTAGCTCATGCCAAGGGTGCCAAGGTAGTGGTGGACAATACCTTCTACAGTCCGATTTACCAACGTCCGATTGAAGATGGTGCGGATATCGTTCTTCATTCTGCCACCAAGTATTTAGCAGGGCACAATGATGTCTTAGCTGGGGTGGTTGTGACTAATAGTTTAGAACTATATGAACAACTTTTCTATAATCTCAATACGACAGGTGCGGTCTTGTCACCATTTGATAGTTATCAGTTGATTCGTGGTCTCAAAACCCTGCCTCTTCGTATGGAGCGTTCTACAGCCAATGCCCAAGAAGTGGTTGCTTTTTTGAAGGATTCACCTGCTGTCAAGGAAGTGCTCTATACTGGGCGTGGGGGTATGATTTCCTTTAAAGTAGTGGATGAAAAACGTATTCCTCATATTTTAAATAGCCTCAAGGTCTTCTCATTTGCGGAAAGTTTGGGTGGGGTAGAGAGTCTGATCACCTATCCGACAACTCAGACTCATGCGGATATTCCGGCAGAAGTGCGTCATTCCTATGGCTTAACAGATGACCTCCTGCGCTTGTCAATTGGGATTGAAGATGCTAGAGATTTGATTGCGGACTTGCGCCAAGCTTTGGAAGGATAA